Part of the Catalinimonas alkaloidigena genome is shown below.
GGGGGCATCGGTATATTCTTGTTTTTAGTCCTTTTTCTTCCCTGGCAGCAAAATATCGTTGCTACTGGAGAAGTAACTGCCTTTTCGCCTAAAAACCGTCCTCAGACTATTGAAACTGCAATTCCCGGTCGTATTGACCAATGGTATATCAGAGAAGGGCAGTCCGTGAGCAAAGGTGATACTATCCTGACCATAGCTGAAATAAAAGATAAGTTTTTTGACCCTGAGTTACTTATCCGTTTGCAGGAGCAGATTACTGCTAAAGAAAACAGTATTGATGCTAAAGAGCAGAAGGCTTTAGCACTGGAGCGTCAGGTGAAGGCGCTCAGAGAGGGGCTGGGTTTAAAAATCAGACAGGCCAGGAATAAAGTGAAGCAATCAGAGCTAAAGCTTGCCAGCGATAGCATGGACTTCCAGGCCGAAAAAATAAGCTTTGATATTGCTAAAAATCAGTTTGAGCGTCAGAAAGTCATGTTTGATCAGGGCTTAAAATCGCTCACCGAGTTACAGGAGAAAGAACAGAAATTTCAGCAGTCGCAGGCAAAATTACTTTCCAGTGAAAATAAGTTTCTGGCCAGCAAAAACGAGTTGATCAATGCAGTGATTGAATTAAGCTCCATTGAAGCTGAGTATTTAGAAAAAATCAGTAAAGCTGAATCAGACCTGAGCATGACCCGTGCTGACTTGTATGATGCAAGCGGTAGCCTGGC
Proteins encoded:
- a CDS encoding HlyD family secretion protein, yielding MSNMFSTDKTGATKDIWLGTSMSSRLESMKVLESPRAGRVLARWIGGIGIFLFLVLFLPWQQNIVATGEVTAFSPKNRPQTIETAIPGRIDQWYIREGQSVSKGDTILTIAEIKDKFFDPELLIRLQEQITAKENSIDAKEQKALALERQVKALREGLGLKIRQARNKVKQSELKLASDSMDFQAEKISFDIAKNQFERQKVMFDQGLKSLTELQEKEQKFQQSQAKLLSSENKFLASKNELINAVIELSSIEAEYLEKISKAESDLSMTRADLYDASGSLAKLRNEYANMKIRSDQYHIIAPQDGFVVKALKTGIGETIKEGDGVVTIMPKDPDIAVELYVKPMDVPLLSEGRHVRVEFDGWPALQFSGWPSVAVGTFGGKIEVIDYVETELKQGKYRVLVKPDPGNDGDWPEQLRVGSGANGFIMLDEVPLWYEIWRLYNGFPPSLEEEPDAGESGEAYQAKAKK